From the Deinococcus gobiensis I-0 genome, the window GGCAGGTAGATGGGCTGCACCTGCCCGCTGCTCGCCGCGTTGGGGTCGAAGCTCGTCTGCACGTCCTGCACCGGCAGCGTGCCGCGCTCAAAACTCAGGACCGTGACCGGGCGGGCGTTCTGGTAGGTGACGCGCTGCCCGTCCTCGAGTTCCAGCACGTTGCTGCCGGGGGTCAGCCGCCCACGGCGCGCCGTGATGACCTCGCGCGGGGCCTGGGCGGTCTGCATGGTCACGATGCGCAGGTCCCCCAGCTCGCCGCCGGGGCGCACCTCGCCCACGCTGATGGCCCGGCCCAGGGCGTCGGTCAGGACGAGCGAGCGGCCCTGCGCGTCGGTGACCCCCAGCCCGATCACGCGCGGATTGTCGAACACGATCTGGCGCTGCACCTTCTGGACCTCGACCTGTGCGCGCGGCATCAGGCCCTCCCCGATGGCGAAGGACAGCGCCGTGACCCCCAGCGCCAGCCCCAGCACCGGGCGCATGAGGCGCGTGACCGCGACCCCGCCCGCCAGCGCCGCCTTGATCTCCGAGTCGGCCGCGAGGCGCGACAGGCCCAGCAGCGCCGCGAACATCAGGGCGATGGGCAGCGCGCGCGCCACCGCCTCGGGGATGTTTAGGGCGAGCAGCCGCGCCACGAGCAGCGGGCTGGCCCCCTTGGCGAGCAGCGGCGCGATCACGTCCTGCAAGGCGGCCAGGATCAGCAGCAGGATCACGACCGCCAGCGCGCCCAGCAGCGGCGGCACCGTCTCGTCCAGCACGTAGCGCTCGAAACGTTTCACGGTCGTCCTCCCCCACGCGGCCGGGCCATCAGCGCAGCCTCCAGGCCAGCCCCAGGCCGATCAAGGTGAACAGCACGCTGGGCAGCCACGCGGCCACCTCCGGCGCGATGGCCCCCGAGCGGGCGAGCGTGGGCATGGTCTCCCACAGCACGTAGAAGCCCGCGATGAAGACGATCACGCCCGCCGTCGCCGCCGCGCGGCTGCGGAACAGCAGCCCCAGCGCCCCCGCCGCGAGCGCGAAGGCGACCGGGGTGAAGGGATCGGCGTAGCGCGCGGCGAGCTGGTAGGTGTAGTCGCGCCGGGCCTCGCGTCCCAGGTCGCCCCGGGCCAGTTCGGCGCGCAGCTGCGCGTTGCTGACCTTCTTGGGGTCGGGGGGCGGCGGTTCCAGCCGGTCTCGCTGCGGGACCGTGACCGCGCCGCTCTGCTGGGCCGGGGCCCGATCCGGGCGCGTGACCCAGGGCGAGTCCAGGACCCAGGTCTGGGCAGCGGCGTCCCAGCGCCCCGTCTGGGCGGTCAGGGTCTCGTCGCCGCGCTGCACCATCACGCCCGAGAGCTGCGCGCTCTGGCCGCCGCTGTCGTTCAGGACCCGCCCGGCGTAGTACAGCGCCCCCGGCGGGGCGTAGGTGTAGCGGTCCTGGCTGGGAATAGGGGTCGCCATCCCGAAGATGCCGTACCACGTGCGGTCCCAGCGGTCCAGGCCCGCCGGGACGAGGCTCCCGGCATTCACGAAGGCCAGCCCGCCCACCAGCGCGAAGGGCAGCAGCAGCGGCCACACCACGCTCAGTGGGCGCACCCCGGCGGCCAGCAGCGCCTTGACCTCGCTGTCGCGTTGCAGCCGCGAGAGGCCCAGCAGGATGCCGAAGGGCACCGCCAGCACCAGCGAGCGGTTGACGAAGGTAGGAAAGATCGCCAGGAACGCCATGCCCGCCTCGGCAAAGGTGGCCTTGTAGGTCAGCGCCTTGCCGACCGTGCTGCTCAGGGCGTCGGTCATCTGAAGAATCAGGAACAGGGCGAGCCCGGCCAGGTACATCTGGAGCACCTCGCGCAGCACGTAGCGCGCGAGCTTCAGGCGCGCGGCTGGCACGGGGCAGGCTCCAGGGCGGGCGGGGAGGGAAGGGTCCCACTGAACGGCACGCCCCGGATTCTAGCGGCCCCGCATGAGCGAAAGGCCCGCAGACGGGAGAGTCTGCGGGCCTGGTCGGGGTGGGCGCGGGGTCAGCCGGCCTGCGGGGTGGGCACGGGGGCCTGCCACCCCTGGCGCTCGTGGCGTGCGACGCGCTCGTGCAGGCGCAGGATGGCCGCGTTGCCGTGTGCGCCGCGCTCCTGGATGGCCCGCGCGGTGGCGGTGTCGAGGTACGCCAGGCGCAGCAGTTCGGTGCTGCTCAGGCCGTCGCGGGTGTTCTTGACGCCCCGGGCACGGCGGATGTCGGCGCTGCTCACGCCCAGCACGCTGCGGTTGCTGATGCTGCCCAGCTGTCCGAACACCTGCCCCTCGCCGCCGTGGCGGGCCACCGTGCTCATCAGTTCGCGGCGCGCGCCCGTGCTTTCCAGGCGGGCGGCCAGCCAGCGCCGGGCCTCGGGGTCGGGGTTGCGCTCGGCCACCTGCGCGGCGAGGCGCACGTCGCCCTGCATCGCGCGGGCCAACAGCTCCTGCGCCCGCTTGCGCCAGCGCCGGGCCTGCGGCGTGTCCAGCATGAAGGCCAGCCGCGCGAAGTCGGGCACGCTCAGGGCCGCCTCGGGGCCGGCGCCGAAGTCGCGTGGGTCGTCGTTCAGGTCGTGGGTGGCCGCCAGGGTGGTCCAGTCGGCCGGGTCGAGGCCCAGCTGGCCCAGGGCCGTGGGCGCATGCAGGAGACCGTCCGCGCTGACAGGCAGGCGGACCGTGCCGAATTCCAGGGTCAGAGAGGCGTTCTTCATACGAAGAGTATAGCACAGATTATGTCAAAAACATAATAAGATGCGAGGGCAGAACTGAGGAGTTTGCGCTTCCTGGCGCTGGAAAGTGGCCCTCATCCCCCATAGGGCTCGACTTCCCGGCTGGCCGGAGACAGGCTGGCGTCCGCGCCGTCAGGCGACGGCCCTTCACGCCGCGCCGCTGGTCCTCGGTCCGGCAGTCAGCGTCTCGGGCGCCGTGCCGGTGGACCGCCTGGGCGCGGCCTCCGGGAACCTTCTGCCAAGCGTCGGAGATGCCGGGCGAGGCACGGCGACGGCGGGCAAACGGAACACTGAAGGGGCCGGGCCGGACCGCAGGCTCCTGACCCCTTCGGCTGTTCTCAGTTGTGCGTCATCTCCAGCGGCACGACCCACTTGTCGAACTCGGCGTCGGTGACGTAGCCGAGGGCCAGGGCGGCCTCCCGCAGGCTGCTGCCCTCCTTGTGGGCCTTTTTGGCGATGGCGGCGGCCTTGTCGTAGCCGATGTGCTTGTTCAGCGCCGTGACCTGCATGAGGTTGATGCTCAGGTTCTGCTCGATCTTGGGCAGGTTGGGTTCGATGCCCACCGCGCAGTTGTCGTTGAAGGCCAGCGAGGCGTCGGCGATCAGACGGATGCTCTCCAGGACGGCGTGCACCATCACCGGCTTGAACACGTTGAGCTGGAAGTTGCCCTGGCTGCCCGCAAAGGCCACCGTGGCGTCGTTGCCGAACACGCGGGTGGCGACCATCGTCATGGCCTCGGACTGGGTGGGGTTCACCTTGCCCGGCATGATGCTGGAGCCGGGCTCGTTCTCGGGAATGGTGATCTCGCCGATGCCGTTGCGCGGGCCGCTGGCGAGCCAGCGCACGTCGTTCGCCATCTTCATCAGGGCGCCGGCCAGGGTCCGCAGCGCGGCCGAGGTCTGCACCAGCGCGTCGTGCGCCGAGAGGGCGGCGAACTTGTTCTCGGCCGAGCGGAAGGCGAAGCCGGTCTCGGCCTCGTACTTCTTCGCGGCCAGATCACCGAACTGCGGGTGCGCATTCAGGCCGGTGCCGACCGCCGTGCCGCCGATGGCGAGGTCCAGCAGCCCCTCGCCCGCGTGGCGCACCTCGGCCAGGGCGTAGTCGAGCTGTGCGACCCAGCCGCCGATCTCCTGCCCCAGCGTGATGGGCGTGGCGTCCTGAAGGTGCGTGCGGCCCACCTTGACCAGCCCGGCGTGCGCCCTGGCCTTGGCGTCCAGCGTGTCCCGCAGCTTGCCCACGCTGCCGTACAGCCGCTCGTTGAGTTCCAGCACCACCGCGATGTGCATGGCAGTCGGGAAGGTGTCGTTGCTGCTCTGGCCCCGGTTCACATGGTCGTTGGGGTGTACCGGGGTCTTGGAGCCCATCTCGCCGCCCGCGATCTCGATGGCGCGGTTGGAGATGACCTCGTTGGCGTTCATGTTGCTCTGGGTGCCCGAGCCGGTCTGGAAGACCACGAGCGGAAAGTGGTCGTCGAGCTTCCCGGCGATGACCTCGTTGGCTGCCTGCACGATCAGGTCGGCCACGTCGCGGGGCAGCTCGCCCAGATCGGCGTTCGCCTGCGCCGCGCCCTTCTTCAGGATGCCCAGCGCCCGGATCACGGGCCGGCCCCACACGAAGGTGTCGCGCCCGATCGGGAAGTTGTGGATGCTGCGCTCGGTCTGCGCGCCCCAGTAGCGGTCGGCCTGAACGTCCAGCGTGCCCATCGTGTCGGACTCTTTACGGGTGTGGGTCATAGCGCCTCAGTCTAAGCGGGGTCTCCCGGCAGGGTCGGCTGTCACGGGGGAAGGAACGCCATGCCGCACAGAATGTCAAATATGCCTTGAAAAGAATATTTCAGTAAGAGAATAATCTGATCATTAGTCCCCGTCCGGGTCTGAGGAGGTCTTTCGATGAACGCCGCCATCCTGGGCGCATTGGCTGAGCCACACCGCTTACATATCGTGGAACTGCTCGTCCGGGAACCGCTGACGGTCGGCGAGATCGCCGCACGCCTCGATCTGCGTCAGCCCCAGGCGTCCAAGCATGTCCGGGTGCTGGTGGACGCCGGCGTGGTGGAGGTCGAGGCCGTCGCCAACCGCCGCATCTGCCACCTGCGCGCCGAGCCGTTCCGGGAACTGGACGGCTGGCTCGCGGCGTACCGGCAGCTCTGGGAGGCGCGTTTCGACCGCCTGGACGAGTACCTGGACCAGACCAGCGCCCCCCGCCCCTCACCCGAAGGAGAACAGCCATGACCCAGCTTCCCTCCGCGCACCCCTCCCCCATGACCTCCCGCGTCGAGGACGGCCGGACCCTGGTCCTCGAACGCCTGTTCCGCGCGCCGCCCGAGCGGGTCTTCGCCGCGTTCTCGCAGGCCGAGCACCTGCGGCGCTGGTGGGGTCCACGCGGCTGGGAGATGCCGGTGTGCACGCTGGACTTCCGTCCGGGGGGCCGCTGGCATTACGGCATGAAGTGCACCGACCCGGCCCAGGGCCAGTTCTACGGCATGGAATCCTGGGGCCTGGGCGTGTACCGCGAGATCGGGGACGGGGCGCGCATCGTGTACACCGACTCTTTCTCGGATGCGCAGGGCGGGGTCAACGCGGCGATGCCCTCCACCCTCGTCGAGCTGACCTTCCCGGCGCAGGGCGGCGGCACACGGGTCGTGAACCGCTCGACCTACGCCAGCGAGGAGGGCCTGAGGACCTTGCTGGACATGGGGATGCTCCAGGGCATCAGCGAGACCTGGGACCGGCTGGACGAGGACCTGGGAGCGGCCCAGACCTGAGCCTTTTGTCTTGAACAAATGCGGCAGCCGCCCCCGGCCATCTGGTGGAGGCGGCTGGGGGCCTTCGTCTGCCACAGTGGGGCCATGCCCCGCCGCATGCTCGTGCCCGCACCTGCGCTGCGGCCCCTGGTTCAGATGTACCGGATCGTCGAGGAGAGCGCCCCGCAGCCCGAGCGGCACATGCTGCTGCCCGAACACACCGCGCACCTGATCGTGCATTCGGGGGGCACCTGGATGCTGGGACCAGGCGGGGTCGCCGCGCCGCTGCCCCTGGCCACCCTGAGCGGCCTGACGCTGACCCCCGCCCCGCTGCTCTCGGGTGGGCCGACGCGGGCGCTGTGGGCCGAGCTGTATCCCTGGGCCGCGCGGCAGCTGCTGGGCTGGAGCTATCCCGATCCGCCGCTGGACCTGAGTGCGGGGGCGGGCGGCCCGGCCCTGAGCGCGGCGGTGCGCGCCATCTCCGCCGCCCTGGCCGCCGCCGACTGGGACACGGCCGTCGGGCTCCTCGAGGGCTGGCTGCTCGCGCGCGCCGCGCAGACGGCCCGGGCCGCCGGGCCGGGTGTCCGCGCCGCCGTGCGCCTGTACCACAGCACCGGGCAGGCGCGCGTCGCCGATCTGGCCGCCGAACTGGACCTCAGCCCGCGCACCCTGGAGCGGCAGTTCGCGCAGGAGGTGGGCATCGGGGCCAAGTCGCTCGCCCGGCTCATCCGCTTCGAGACGGCGCACAACCTCCTGAGCGATGATCCCCAGACCCCGCTGGCGACCCTCGCCTACGACCTGGGCTTTTCCGACCAGGCGCACCTGACACGGGAGTTTCGCGCGCTGGGTGGCCTGACGCCGGGAGCCTACGCCCGCCTGAGCCGTCTGCGCCGGGCGCTGGACCCCGGAGCCTGGCTGCCGGGCACGCTCGGAGACAAGCCGGTATGGCCGCCGCTGCCCGAGTAGGCCGTGCCCCGTGTTCCCGGCAGCGGACCGGTGTCGCATTTGTGCAAGAGCCGCGCTCCCCTGTCCACCTACGCTGCGCCCATGACCGAGACCTCGTCCCCGTCCGCTGCGGTGCCCAAGCGTCCGCCCTTCCTCTTCCTGCTGACGACCGCGTTCCTGTTCTCCATCGGCATGACGCTCGTCTTTCCGGTGCTGCCTTTCATCGTCGCGCAGTATGTGCCGGACGTGCCCCGCCAGGCGACGGTCATCGGCTGGCTGACCGCCTGCTTCGCGCTGCTCTCGTTCTTCTCCGCGCCGGTCATGGGGGCGCTCAGCGACGCCTACGGCCGCAAGCCGGTGCTGCTGCTCGCGCTGCTGGGGTCGGCCATCGGCTACGTGCTGTTCGGGATCGGGGGCAGCCTGTGGATTCTGTTTCTGGGACGCGCCATCGACGGCCTCACGGCGGGCGGCATGAGCGCTCTGTTCGGGTACATCGCCGACAGCACCTCGCGCGAGGACCGGGGCAAGATCTTCGGGCAGATCGGCGCGACGGTGGGCGCGGGCTTCATCATCGGGCCGGCCATCGGCGGGGCGCTGTCGCACCTGAGCCTCAGCGCGCCGATGTTCGCGGCAGCCGGGGTGTGCCT encodes:
- a CDS encoding LptF/LptG family permease is translated as MKRFERYVLDETVPPLLGALAVVILLLILAALQDVIAPLLAKGASPLLVARLLALNIPEAVARALPIALMFAALLGLSRLAADSEIKAALAGGVAVTRLMRPVLGLALGVTALSFAIGEGLMPRAQVEVQKVQRQIVFDNPRVIGLGVTDAQGRSLVLTDALGRAISVGEVRPGGELGDLRIVTMQTAQAPREVITARRGRLTPGSNVLELEDGQRVTYQNARPVTVLSFERGTLPVQDVQTSFDPNAASSGQVQPIYLPLRELLARTAVYRAQHVASPGDFMALHRKFAEPLAALALAFFAVSLAVYTFRSGLNLGLTWAILLAFAYYATWSVFRVLGEQAALPAALAAYAPDLIAVLAGAALLWRSARR
- a CDS encoding LptF/LptG family permease; translation: MYLAGLALFLILQMTDALSSTVGKALTYKATFAEAGMAFLAIFPTFVNRSLVLAVPFGILLGLSRLQRDSEVKALLAAGVRPLSVVWPLLLPFALVGGLAFVNAGSLVPAGLDRWDRTWYGIFGMATPIPSQDRYTYAPPGALYYAGRVLNDSGGQSAQLSGVMVQRGDETLTAQTGRWDAAAQTWVLDSPWVTRPDRAPAQQSGAVTVPQRDRLEPPPPDPKKVSNAQLRAELARGDLGREARRDYTYQLAARYADPFTPVAFALAAGALGLLFRSRAAATAGVIVFIAGFYVLWETMPTLARSGAIAPEVAAWLPSVLFTLIGLGLAWRLR
- the ddrC gene encoding DNA damage response protein DdrC, translating into MKNASLTLEFGTVRLPVSADGLLHAPTALGQLGLDPADWTTLAATHDLNDDPRDFGAGPEAALSVPDFARLAFMLDTPQARRWRKRAQELLARAMQGDVRLAAQVAERNPDPEARRWLAARLESTGARRELMSTVARHGGEGQVFGQLGSISNRSVLGVSSADIRRARGVKNTRDGLSSTELLRLAYLDTATARAIQERGAHGNAAILRLHERVARHERQGWQAPVPTPQAG
- the fumC gene encoding class II fumarate hydratase gives rise to the protein MTHTRKESDTMGTLDVQADRYWGAQTERSIHNFPIGRDTFVWGRPVIRALGILKKGAAQANADLGELPRDVADLIVQAANEVIAGKLDDHFPLVVFQTGSGTQSNMNANEVISNRAIEIAGGEMGSKTPVHPNDHVNRGQSSNDTFPTAMHIAVVLELNERLYGSVGKLRDTLDAKARAHAGLVKVGRTHLQDATPITLGQEIGGWVAQLDYALAEVRHAGEGLLDLAIGGTAVGTGLNAHPQFGDLAAKKYEAETGFAFRSAENKFAALSAHDALVQTSAALRTLAGALMKMANDVRWLASGPRNGIGEITIPENEPGSSIMPGKVNPTQSEAMTMVATRVFGNDATVAFAGSQGNFQLNVFKPVMVHAVLESIRLIADASLAFNDNCAVGIEPNLPKIEQNLSINLMQVTALNKHIGYDKAAAIAKKAHKEGSSLREAALALGYVTDAEFDKWVVPLEMTHN
- a CDS encoding ArsR/SmtB family transcription factor, with the protein product MNAAILGALAEPHRLHIVELLVREPLTVGEIAARLDLRQPQASKHVRVLVDAGVVEVEAVANRRICHLRAEPFRELDGWLAAYRQLWEARFDRLDEYLDQTSAPRPSPEGEQP
- a CDS encoding SRPBCC domain-containing protein yields the protein MTQLPSAHPSPMTSRVEDGRTLVLERLFRAPPERVFAAFSQAEHLRRWWGPRGWEMPVCTLDFRPGGRWHYGMKCTDPAQGQFYGMESWGLGVYREIGDGARIVYTDSFSDAQGGVNAAMPSTLVELTFPAQGGGTRVVNRSTYASEEGLRTLLDMGMLQGISETWDRLDEDLGAAQT
- a CDS encoding AraC family transcriptional regulator; this translates as MPRRMLVPAPALRPLVQMYRIVEESAPQPERHMLLPEHTAHLIVHSGGTWMLGPGGVAAPLPLATLSGLTLTPAPLLSGGPTRALWAELYPWAARQLLGWSYPDPPLDLSAGAGGPALSAAVRAISAALAAADWDTAVGLLEGWLLARAAQTARAAGPGVRAAVRLYHSTGQARVADLAAELDLSPRTLERQFAQEVGIGAKSLARLIRFETAHNLLSDDPQTPLATLAYDLGFSDQAHLTREFRALGGLTPGAYARLSRLRRALDPGAWLPGTLGDKPVWPPLPE